One window of Triticum dicoccoides isolate Atlit2015 ecotype Zavitan chromosome 5A, WEW_v2.0, whole genome shotgun sequence genomic DNA carries:
- the LOC119298871 gene encoding UDP-glucosyltransferase UGT13248-like, with translation MQHVYTSSSKKNTDRNIDRSAMAESEHSIHVLLAAYPAQGHINPLLQLAKRLAGQPGVRCTLAVTRSSLGPSGGASLDAGAVHVAAFSDGCDQRGYDEVGDVRLYLARLDSAGSSSLDGLLRSEAEQGRPVHALVYDAFLLFAPRVARRHGAKCAAYFTQACAVNLVYAHAWAGLLGVPVDKDSAPASPMPGIPTPLSPADFPSFLTDTAAPAYLDLLLQQCRGLEVADYNLINSFDELQPKEAEYLASRWGAMTVGPSVPSAYLDNRVANDTSYGFQIHTPMAAECKAWLDGRLASSVVYVSFGSLATPQPAQVAEVAEGLYGSGAPFLWVVRASEAWKLPPGFLDKVNNKADGRGLLVTWSPQLEVLAHPAVGCFVTHCGWNSTMEALSIGVPMVTVPQWADQPTNAKYIEDVWHVGVRVKGAVTKEELTRCVREVMDDGKGYRTNAASWSHKAKKAMSAHGSSDTNITHFLSRLRLGK, from the coding sequence ATGCAACACGTATATACTAGTAGTAGCAAAAAGAACACGGACAGGAACATCGATCGGTCGGCCATGGCCGAGTCGGAGCACAGCATCCACGTGCTCCTCGCCGCGTACCCAGCCCAAGGCCACATCAACCCGctcctccagctggccaagcggctCGCCGGCCAGCCCGGCGTCCGCTGCACCCTCGCCGTCACCCGCTCCAGCCTCGGCCCCTCCGGTGGAGCATCTCTTGATGCCGGCGCTGTCCACGTCGCCGCCTTCTCGGACGGGTGCGACCAGCGGGGCTACGACGAGGTGGGCGACGTGAGGCTCTACCTAGCGCGGCTCGACTCCGCGGGCTCGTCCTCGCTGGACGGCCTCCTCCGCTCCGAGGCGGAGCAGGGCCGGCCGGTGCACGCGCTCGTGTACGACGCGTTCCTGCTCTTCGCGCCGCGCGTGGCACGCCGGCACGGCGCCAAGTGCGCGGCCTACTTCACGCAGGCGTGCGCGGTGAACCTGGTGTACGCCCACGCGTGGGCGGGCCTGCTGGGCGTCCCCGTCGACAAGGACAGCGCGCCGGCGTCGCCCATGCCCGGCATTCCGACGCCGCTCTCGCCGGCCGACTTTCCTTCCTTCCTCACGGACACGGCCGCCCCCGCTTACCTGGACCTGCTGCTGCAGCAGTGCCGGGGGCTCGAGGTGGCGGACTACAACCTCATCAACTCATTCGACGAGCTGCAGCccaaggaagccgagtacctgGCGTCGCGATGGGGCGCCATGACGGTCGGCCCCAGCGTCCCGTCGGCGTACCTCGACAACCGCGTGGCCAACGACACGTCCTACGGCTTCCAAATCCACACGCCGATGGCCGCCGAATGCAAGGCCTGGCTCGACGGCAGGCTGGCGAGCTCCGTGGTGTACGTCTCCTTCGGCAGCCTCGCCACGCCCCAGCCAGCGCAGGTGGCCGAGGTCGCCGAGGGGCTCTACGGCAGCGGCGCGCCCTTCCTGTGGGTGGTGAGGGCGTCCGAGGCCTGGAAGCTGCCGCCTGGCTTCCTCGACAAGGTTAATAATAAGGCCGACGGACGTGGCCTCTTGGTGACATGGAGCCCGCAGCTGGAGGTGCTGGCGCACCCGGCCGTAGGGTGCTTCGTGACACACTGCGGGTGGAACTCCACCATGGAAGCACTTAGCATCGGCGTGCCCATGGTGACGGTGCCGCAGTGGGCAGACCAGCCGACCAACGCCAAGTACATAGAGGACGTGTGGCACGTCGGTGTGCGCGTGAAAGGGGCggtgacgaaggaggagctgaccaGGTGCGTGAGGGAGGTGATGGACGACGGCAAGGGATACCGGACGAATGCTGCAAGCTGGAGCCACAAGGCCAAGAAGGCCATGAGTGCTCATGGCAGCTCAGACACCAACATCACCCACTTCCTTTCCAGACTTCGACTCGGCAAATAG